A segment of the Acidobacteriota bacterium genome:
TTCTGGAGTTCCTGCCGCTCCTTCTTCTGGGACAGGATTTCGGCGGAGAGCCGTTCCTGCTCCTTCTTGAGGGCTCCCCGGTCCTGAGACACGTGGGATTCCCCCTCCTCGTATTTCTTCTTCAGCTCCGGCAGGAGCTTCTCGATCTCCTCCAGGCGGGCCATGTCCTTCAAGGCCTGCTCCTCGAGGACCTCCCGGGCCTTCTTGGTCGCGTCCATTTCCTTGAGGAGGGCGCTGTATTCCTCATTGGAGCGGATCTCTGGCATCTTGAGCTTGAGCTTCCGCTCCTTCTCATCCAGGGACTTCAGCGCCTCCTCCGCCTCCCGGCGGCCCTTCGTGAGGGTTTCCATCTCCGTCATGACCTTGTCCAGAGGCGCCTTCACCGAACTGACCTTCTCGTCGATGACCTTGGCCTTCTTCGGAATCTGCTGGAGGTCATGGCCCAGGGTCCGGATGGAGGTGTCGAGCCTCTGAAGTCGGAGCAGTTTCTCAAGAATCTCGTTCACTCTCGCGGCTCCCTTGCTCTCAAAAATAAATAAGGGGTGCACTCCTATGCACCCCTCGGGATCTCACCTGTGCTCGGGGACGGGAACCCTGTTCAAAGGACACGCTCCCTTCCTGGTGGGCCCTCCAGGATTCGAACCTGGGACCGACCGGTTATGAGCCGGTGGCTCTCACCGCTGAGCTAAGGGCCCAGCAGTAACGGCAAATGTTACCACACATCTCCTTGGGAAGTAAAGGGATGGAAAAGGAGGGGACATCGACCCCCGGGTCCGGGGAGAACCGAGGAGGAAACGGGAAGGACGGCCCCGAGGGAAGGAGGCCGGGGAGGGGCGCCCCCCCGACCTCCCTCGGGGTCTACTTCTGCTGGTTGGCCAAAGGCTCCAGGGCGGCGATGGCGTCCTTCCACTGCTGGGCGTCCGGCGCGTCGGGCTTCATCTTGAGGTAGATCCGAAGCTGTTCGATGGAGCCCTTGTAGTCCCCCAGTTGGGCCAGGGCGATGGACCATTCCCGGTGGGCGTCGGCGTCGTTGGGGTCCTCCTTCGTCGCCTGGGCGAAGAGTTCCACGGCCTTTCGGGCATCGCCCGAGTTCAGGGCCGTGACGCCCGCGTTGTAGGTCTCCCCCGTGACCTGGCCGCCCTTCTCCTTGAACCGTTTTCGGTACTCGGCGGCCTTGGCCGCGTCGCCTTTCTTGTCGTACAGCTTGGCCAGCATCCCCAGGACGCTTGTTTCCCCTGGGTACTGGATGTCGTAGGCCTCGAAGGCGGCGAGGGCGCCGTCCGTGTCGCCCATCTGGTCATAGCAGGCCGCCTTGAAGAAGAGCGCGGCCTTGAGGTTGTCGTTCTGGGCGATGGCCTCGTTGGCCTTGGCCAGGGCGCCCTCGTAATCCCCCATCTCGTAAAGGGCTTTGGCCTCCGCGGCGGGACTGGCCTTCACCTCCTGCACGGTGATGTCGGCGCGCATGTCGAAGTTGATCTCGATGAGGTCCATGAGCTTCGGCTTGCCGTTCTTGCTGATCTCGGGGAGGTCCCCCACCTTGACGGTGACCGTGTAGCCCTTGTCGGAGTAGGGGAGGCCGGCCTGAACGTAGGTTCCGAACTTGTCGGTTGTGACGGTGTAATGATTGTTGGAGTTGGCTTCGTCCACGATGCGGACGGGGAGGTCGGCAACCGGCTTCCCCTCCCGGTCGAGCACTTTCCCCCGGATCCCCTTGGTCAGCTGGGCGAAGGCCCCTGTGCCGATGGTCATCAGGATCACGGCCAGGGCCAGCGTGCGGACAGCGGTTTTCATCTCGCTCCTCCTCAGGAGACTATTCTAGACCCGCTCAGCGGGTCCCCTCCAGAAACGCGCGCAGGTGGCGGCTTCGGGAGGGCAATTTGCGCAGTGCCTTGGCCTCGATCTGCCGGATGCGCTCCCTTGTGACCGCGAAGGCCTTTCCGACCTCCTCCAGGGTGTGCTCCGTGTCGTATCCCAGCCCGAAGCGCATCCGGATGACCTTGGCCTCCCGCTCCGGCAGTTCGTCCAGGAGCGCCGTGATGTGGTCGCGTCGGTCTTCCGTGAGAACGTGCTCCACGGGCGAGGGGATGACCTGATCCTCGATGAAATCCCCCAGGTGGCTGTCCTCCTCTTCCCCGATGGGGGTCTCCAGGGAGATGGGCTCCTGGGCGATCTTGAGAATCTTGCGCACCTTCGAGACCGTGATGCCCATCCGGTCCGCCACCTCCTCGGGGGTGGGTTCGCGGCCGATCTCCTGGACGAGCGTGCGCATGGTCTTGAAGAGCTTGTTGATGGTCTCGATCATGTGGACGGGGATCCGGATGGTCCGGGCCTGGTCGGCGATGGCCCGGGTGATGGCCTGCCGGATCCACCACGTGGCGTAGGTGGAGAACTTGTAGCCGCGCCGGTACTCGAACTTTTCCACGGCCTTCATGAGCCCGATGTTCCCCTCCTGGATGAGGTCCAGGAACTGAAGACCGCGGTTGGTGTACTTCTTGGCGATGCTGACCACGAGCCGCAGGTTCGCCCGGATCAGATCGTTCTTGGCGTTTTCCATGTCCACCTCGCCCCGCGCGATCAGTGAGGCGATGTGCTTGACCTCCCACACGGGCGAGCCCATCTCCTTCTCGATTTGCTTCAGGCGCGCCTCCACCTCCTTGAGCCGCTTGCCCAGGTCCTCGTGCCGGGATTTCTCGGTCTTCGAAAGGCGCGTCTTGAGCCGCTTCTGGGTGGACTCCAGGGCGCGGATCTCCTGGTGGGACTTCTTGAAGGAGGCCATCATGTCGTTGATGAACCGGGAGTTGAGCTCCAGCCGCCGGATCTTCTGGGTGAGCTCGACGTAGAGGCGGCTGAGGGTCCATTTGAGCTTGCGGGCCTTCTTGGACTTCTTGTTCTTCTTGACCTCGGCGGCGAGCTTGGAGGCGAGGGATTCGGCCTGCTTCTGGATGGCGCGGATGCGGTCGACGATCTCGATCTGCTCCTCCAGCCGGCGCTTGAGGTCCTCCTCGTCCTCCACGTCGTCGAAAAAGGACAGGTAGTGGCGGGCCGCCTCAGGATCGCGGCGGATCTCCTCCCCCATGCCGAGGATCATCCCCGCCGCGTACCGGGAGCGCGAAAGGGCCTTGATCATCATCTTCTTGCCCCGCTCGATGTTCTTCGCGATCCGGACCTCCCCCTCCCGGTTCAGCAGGGGGGTCTGGCCCATCTCCCGCAGGTACATCTTGACGGGATCGTTGGTCCGCTCGAGGTCCGGGTCGTAATCGAGGAGGCTCTCCTCCGAGTGGGGCTTGGCGGCGAACCCGGCTTCCTCGGGAACGGGCTTCTCCTCCACGTCGATGCCCTGCTCCTCCAGGATCTGGAGCAGGAAATCCATGTCCTCCGTCGAGTGGAAGTCGGCGGGGAGAAGCTCGTTGATCTCGTCGTAATTCAGTTTTTCCTTGTTCCGGGCGTAATCCACCACGATTTCCCGGATGTCGTCGAGTCGTTCGTCCATCGTCTTTCCTTCGCTCCGATCCCGCTGGATTTAGAGGGCCCGGGCCGGCCCGCCCTCGATGGTGTGGATCTGCTCCATGAGGGACATCTTCTCTCGATTGAGGATTTGCACGAGGCCGAAGTCCTGCCTCCGGCTGGCTTCCTTGAGCTGCCTCTGGATGTCCCGCTCCTTGGTCCTCAGGTGCGAGGCGTGCACTTCGGCCGCCGCCCGCTGGAGGTCGCCTTCGCCCGCCGGCTCGTGACAGCCGTTCAACACGCGGGCCAGAAGCGCTTCCTGGGAGGGTTCGGGTGGATCCCCCTGGAGGAGGGCCAGGAGGAGAGGGGCCGCTTGCATGGAATGGAACACCTCCTCCGGAAGGCCGCGGAGCACCCTGCGCGCCTCCTCCCCGTGGGAGAAAAGCCCCTTCACGAGGATCTGCTCCCGGACCGGGAGCGGGGCGGGCTCGGGAGCGGGCTCCCGGGCCGGTCCCGCGGCGCCGCCCCGGGTCTCCTGGAGGCGCTTGAGGATGAGGGCGGGCGCGATGCCCGTCCGCCCGGCCACGTCCCTCGCGTACTCCTGCCGTTCGATGGGATCGGGCACGGCCCCCAGGAATTCGGCCAGGCGATCCACGAAGGCCACTCGGCCCTCCACCTCCCTGAGACTCGCGGAGGCGAGGGCGCGTTCCACCAGGAAGTCGAAGAAGGGAAGCGCCGAATCCACGAGCTTTCTGTAGGCCTCCGGCCCTTCGGCGGCGATGTACCCGTCCGGGTCCTTCCCGCGCGGCACAGCAAGCACCCGAATCCGAAGCCCTTCCTGGAGCAGGAGGCGGATGGCGCGTTCGGCGGCCTGCAGACCGGCGGCATCCTGGTCGAAGTTGAGGATCACCTCCCGGGCGTACCTCCTGGTGAGCCGGACCTGGCCTTCGCTGAGCGCCGTTCCCAGCGTGGCGGCCGCGAAGGGCACGCCCGCCTGGGTCACCGCGAGGAAGTCCATGTACCCCTCCACGAGGAGGAGCCGCTCCGCCTCGCGAACGGCCTGACGGGTCAGGCTGAGACCGTACAGGACGTCCCGCTTTTGAAAGACCGGGCTTTCGGGAGAGTTGAGGTACTTGGGCTCTTCGTCCCCGAGGGCCCTTCCACCGAAGCCGACGGTGCGGCCCATGACGTCCTGAATGGGGAAGAGGAGCCGATCCCGGAAACGCTCCACGTGTTCGCCGCGCCCCCGCTCGAGGACCAGACCCGCCTCTCCGGCCTCCTCGGCCTTGAAGCCCTGGCGCCCGAGGTGGGCCAGGAGGCCCCCTCCGGGAGGCGCGAAACCCAGGCCCAGACGCTCCGCCGTCTCCACCCGAATGCCCCGCCGATCCATGTAGGCGCGGATTCGGCTGGACGGGGGCGCCGACCGGAGGGCGTTCCGGTAGTAATCCGCGGACAGGGCAAGGAGCTTTCGGAGACGGTCCCGGCGGTCGGGCCCCGGGTCCCGGTCTCGCGGGCCCCCGAGTTCCAAGGTCACGCCCGCCTTCCGCGCGAGGATTTCCGCCGCCTCGGGAAAGGAGCAGCCTTCGGCCTCCATGAGGAAGCGGATCACGTCCCCGCCCTTGTGGCAGCCGAAACAGTAGAAGAGGCCGTTGTCCGAATCCACCGAAAAAGAGGGCGTCTTTTCGCGGTGAAAGGGGCAAAGACCCACGGAGCGCCGTCCGCGGCGGGTGAGCCTCACGTAATCCTGATAGACCTGAATCGGATCAATGAGGGATTTGATTTCTTCCACGCGGCGGACGATGGTCATGGCACCTCGCAGGCCACAGGCTAATCTAGTGCCTCAACCCGGACGGCGCAACCCGAGTTTTGCACGATAAAATCGAGTATGTGAGCGGTTCCTCACGTTCGAAGCCGCACGAGCGTGACCCCGGCGCCTCCTCCGGAAGGCGGCGGCTCCTCCCAGGAAGCGGCGTAGGGACAGCGCTTGAGCCACTCCCGCACGGCGGCCCTGAGCCGGCCCGTTCCGATTCCGTGAATGATCCGAACCTCCGAGAGGCCGGCGGCCACCGCCCGGTCCAGAAAGGGCTCCAGTTCGGCCTCGGCCTCGGCGGCCGTACGTCCCAGGAGGTGGATTTCCCACCGGGCGTCGGCCCCGCCGTATTCGGTGCCCAACCCACGCCCGCGGCGCTTCCCCTCGGGTGGATTCTCCAGCACCTCCACGTCCGACGCCCCAACCTGAAGGGTCTTGCCTTCGACCTCGATCAGGACCCGTCCCGAGGAGGGATCGGCCTCCATCACCCGCCCGGTGAACCCGAGTCCCAGAACGCGGACGAGGTCGCCGGGAGCGGGAAGGATGCGGGGAGGGGAGGGGGAGGTGTCCAGGCCGAGGGATTTCCCCGCCTCCTCGGCGACCTTCACGGCGGCCTTTGGGGCCACGCGCCTCACGGCCTGCTTGTTCACCTCCGGCTTCAGCGCCTCCACGAAGCGGGTTTCGGCCTCCTTGAGGAGGGCGGGGAGGGACTCTACGAAGCGCCGCCGCTCGGCATCCAGCGCCCGGGCGGCGCGTTCCTTGGCGGCCGCGGCGGCCTCCGCCTCGCTCCGCCTTGCTTCCAGGTCCTTCCGGGCGGCCGCCAGGGCCTCGGCCTCGGCCTCCAGGGCGGCCATCACGTCCCTCAGGTGCTTTTCCCCCTCGGGCAGCAAGGTCCGGGCGCGGGCCAGGATGCCCGCGGGAACGCCCGATCGTTCGGCGATTTCCAGGGCGCGGCTGGCTCCCACCTGGCCCATGCGGAGGCGGAAGGTGGGGGCCCGGTCCCCCTCGGCGAACTCCATGCCGGCGTTTCCCATGCCGTCGGTCACGAGGGCCCGCATCTTGAGGGATTCGAAATGGGTGCTGGCCAGCGTGAAGCCCCGCTTCTCGTGCAGATGCAGGAGGATGGCTTCTCCGAGGGCCGAGCCCTCCGCGGGATCCGTCCCCGAGCCCAGTTCGTCCAGGATGAAAAGGAAGGGCTCCGAGATCCCGACCAGGGCGTCCCGCAGGGCCACCATGCGAGCGGAAAAGGTGGACAGGTCGTCGAGGATGGACTGGGTGTCTCCCACGGTGGCGTGGATGCAGGGCAGAACGGGCAGGCGGGTGCCTTCCGAGGCGGGAATCGGGATCCCCGACTGGTGCATGAGGCAGAGCAGGCCGACGGTCTTGAGCGCCACCGACTTTCCCCCCGCGTTGGGCCCGCTGACCACCAGACTGCGCGTCCCGGAGAGGTGGAGGGACAGGTCGAGGGGCACGGCGGGTCCCCGGGGACTTTCCCCCCAGGCTTCCGCCCTGAGGTCGTTGAGCTCGGGCGCGAGGAGGGGGTGGCGGGCCGAGACGAGGACCAGGTCGCCCTCCTCGGTGACCTGGGGCAGGATTCCACTGTACCGCCGCCCGAGGCGGGCGCACGCCAGGTCTTCGTCCAGGCGCTCGACGGCCTCGTAGACGGCCTCCAGGGTGTCGGCGGCCGCCGAAAGCAGGCCCGAAACCTCCACCAGGATCCGGTGGATCTCTTCCCGCTCCTCGGCGTCGAGGGCCGTCAGGCGGTTGTTCAGGTCCACCACCTCGAAGGGTTCGATGTAGGCCGTGGCGCCAGTGGAGGAGGTGTCGTGAAGGATGCCCTTCACCTGGCCCTTGAAGCTCGTCTGGACGGGAAGAACCAGGCGCCCGTTTCGGACCGTGTAGGTGGCCTCCCGCAGGACCGAGGACCCGAGACGATCCACCAGGCTCTCCATGCGGGAGAGGACCTGGCCCCGGGCCGCCTCGCGCTCTCGCCGGATGGACCTCATGCGCTGGCTCGCCCCGTCGGCCACGTCCCCCCGTTCGTCGAGGGTCCGCTCCAAAAGGCCCAGCAGGGGACGCCACCCTTCTCCGGCCGGAAAGGAGCGCCGGATCACCTCCTTGGGGGAGGCGGGGTCCAGTATCCAGGCCTCGGCGCGGGAGGCCACGCGAAGGGCGTCGCGTTGGGTCCGCAGGACCTCGAGGGGGAAGGCCAGGCCCTTCGGCACCCTGGAAGGCGGGCGACGATACCCCTCCAGGCTCAGGGCGCCGGACAGGGATTCGCCCCGCATGCACGCCTCGACCCGGGCGTGCCGGTCCATCACTTCGTTTGCGTCGCCCCCGGGGAGCCGGGTCCCGGCGCGAGCCTTCCCCTCCTCCGTCTGGGCGCAGAGGGAAAGCAGCGCCAGGACGCGGTCCCACTCGAGGGACCGGAGCGTCCTGACGTCCATCTGGTTCGGATTGTACGCCTTATGCGTTGAGCTTGCGTTCCTGCGCCAGTCGCTTGAGGAGCTTCTTGCGAGCGGCCAGGGCCTTCTTCTTGCGCTTCACGCTGGGCTTTTCGTAGTGCTGGCGCTTTTTCAGCTCGGAGAGCACGCCCGCCTTCTCGCACTTCCGCTTGAAACGCCGGATCGCGCCTTCGACGGTCTCGCCCTCTTTAAGGACCACTGTCGGCAATCGCTATCGCCTCCCCTCTAGAGCCAATTTGCCTCCGCCCTGAGGCGAAAGCCCGTCATTTATAACAGGTTCTCGGAGAAAGTGCAAGGGGCCTGAGGGCCCAAGCGGGGAATGCGGCCAGAGGGATTCCGTGTCGGGGAGACGGAATCCGCAGGAGGGCTGCCACGCCCGCGCCCGCCGCGCCGTCCGATGGGGACGGGCGGGAAGGGATCGAGCCCCTCCCGCCCGGTCTGAATCTACTTTCCCAGAACCTTCATGAGGTCCTTGAGGGAGGGCTTCTTCTTCTTCTGCTCCTCCTGGGACTGTTGCTGGGGCTGTACCTGCTCCCCTTCTTCGCCGGAGGCTTCGGCGCTCTGCCCGGCATTCCGGTTGGCCTCGTCGTTCATTTGCGTGAGGCCCTTCATCATGGACCCCAGGCCGAGTTCGGTCTTCGTGTAGCCCGCGGGAAGAACGAAGGTCCCGGGGGGGATGGCGGCCATCTGGACGTCCTTGGTCGTCAGGATGCTCGTGCCGTTATCCTTGCCGTCCACGAAGTGCTTGGTCCGGACCTCCATGGGGAACCCCAGAAAGCCGACCTTGGCGGCCACCACCTTGTCGAAGGCGGGGTCGCCCGTCACCAGACCCTGGCTGTGCCAGTTCCGCTCCCCGAAGATGGCCAGGACGTCGTAGGCCGTGGTGGTGTAGTAATCCGTGACGTCCTCGGTGCGGGACTTGGTCTTGAAGCCCATGACCTTGGCCTCGGTGGTGTAGGCCAGGCGGATGCGCTTCCCGGTGCAGGGCACGCCCGAGACGACCTTGGGAGGGAGCGGCGAAACCTCCACCTGTTGGTCGCTGTAGGTGATCTTCATGGACTGCCCCATCTGGTTGGCGGCGTTCTGCATCTCGTCGAGGTTCATCTCGACGTATTCCCTCCGGTCCGGGTATACGAAGTAGGCCACCTTGCCGGTGTTGTCGCCCAGCATGTAGGAGCCCTTCGGGAACATGAAGAAGTCCGAGAGGTAGTTCATCCGGAACTTCCCGCTGTCCGCCATGACTTCGAAGAGGAATCCCATGGCTCCGTCGCCCGTCGGGAGGCCGAGCTTTCGTGCCATCTCCTTGTCTTCGGCGGACATTTCGCGGGCCTCCTGTTTCTGCTGGGGCCCGCCTTCCATCTTGACCTCGCCGCGGTACTTGATGCCCATCAGAGCCTGGGCGCCGAGGCTGGCCGCGGTGAGGGTGAGCGCAAGGATCGCTGATTTCTTCATCGGATCGTCCTCCATGTCCATGGTGCCACCCGGGGCGGGGCGGGGCAAGAGGCGGAGGGGATTTCGAAGGGGGATTTCGGATTTCGAATCCATGGGGCGAACGGCATGCGTGTCCAAAATAAACGGCCTCTTTGCCTTCGAAGCAAGGCGGGACGGGCGCCGCGCCGTTGGCGCGGCTTGCGAGGCCTGGACCGGCCGCTTCCGTGCACGCACGTCCGCGTCCCGGTCCATGGCCTCCCCGCGCCCTTCGGGCGCTCCGTCCCGCTTCGGCTGGCACGGCCACGCCGTTGCCCCCCACCCCCTTTTCAGGAGGCCGCACGTCCCGGACCTTGGGCTTTGTCAGGCTTCGGCGCCCGCATCCTCAACGTACACAGGTACGCCTCCGGTGCGGCCGCCTCGCCTTCCTCGCCCAAGGCCCAATCCTGCGGCCTGATTATTGGCTCGTCTGGAGAATCAGTGCAGGCCCCTGAGCTGAATCGCCGTCCGCCGAGGGCGGTCTGGCTTGGAGGCCCGGGCCGATTCACCAGACGACCCGCTTGCCCGACCGGTGACCCCGGTCCACCGGCCTCTATCAGGTTACCGGCCGGTGCGTGCCGTAGCCGCAGATGGGGCACTGGATCAGCGCGCCCTCCCGCTCCGCCAGGGAAGCCAGGTGGCAGTGGGGGCACTCCATCCCGGCGGCGAGGAAAACCAGCGTCTGCTTCTCCGGACAACCGGACCGGGTCGCGGGAAGGCAGGGGCACGGTTTTCGGAAGACGGGCCGGCTGGAGAGGGGCTTGCGGGGCTTGAACAGGGGGCGCGAATCCTTGGAGGTCACGGCCGGGCCGGGGCCACCCGGTTTCGGCCCCCTTCCTTGGCGAGGTAGAGCGCCCGGTCGGCGGCCTCGCTCAGGCTCTGGGCGTCCATTCCCTCCTCGAGCCCCGCCACGCCCACGCTGAGGGTGCAGGTGACGGTGGTGCCCTCGGCGGGGTGGATCACCTGCGCAAAGGCGGCGCGGACCTCATCCAGGATGCCCGCGGCGCGATCGGCGGTGGTGTCGGTGAGCAACACGGCGAACTCGTCCCCGCCGAAGCGGCCCAAGACGTCGGTCCTTCTCAGGCGCTGGCGAAGGAGGTAGGACAGGCTCTTGAGAACCCGATCCCCCGTTGCGTGGCCGTGGGTATCGTTCACCTCCTTGAATCGGTCCACGTCGATCATCGCCAGCGACAGGGGGCTCCCGACCCGGCGGGAGCGGGCCACCTCGACGACGATCTGCTCCTTCATGTGGGTGTGGTTGAGAAGGCCGGTCAGCCCGTCGCGGCTCATGAAGGACTGGAGGATCCGGGCGCGCTGGGCGCGAGCCGTGACGGAGGAGATCAGGTACTGGGGGGCGATGTTCTTGGTGAGGAAATCGTCGGCCCCGAGGTCGATGGCCTTCATTTGCTGTTGAATGCGGCTCTCCACCGAGAGGAAGACGATGGGAAGCGTGAGGAATCCGGGGATCTGCCGGATCACGGCGGCCAGCTCCAATCCGTTGCAACCCGGCATGTACAGGTCCATCAGGACCAGCTCCGGGTTGAACTCGCTCAGGGCCTGGAGGGCGTCCTGAGGGCGGTTCACCTTGGCGATCTTCATCCCGGCCTGCCCGAGAAGCAGGCCGAAATGCTCCGCCAAGGCGGGCTCGTCCTCCACGATGAGCACGCGCAGGGGATCCACGGGGCGGGGATTGGTCAGGCTGTCCAGCGTGCCGATCAGGTCGCCGAGCTCCACGGGTTTGGTGAAGAAGGCGGCTCCGCCCGCGCGGACGGCTTCGAGCCGGGTGGCGAAGTCCCCGGCCTCAGAGAGAAACACGAGGGGAGGGCGCGGCCGGCCCTCTGGAAAGAGCCTCCGGGCGGCCTCGGTTCCCTTCTCGGTTTCGCCCGTGAAGAGAATATCGAGGATTATTGCGGCGGGCGGCGTCTCGCCCGCGATGCCGGCCAGATCCTCCAGGCGCGCCACGGTCCTCACGTCGTAGCCGAAATGGCTGATCTGCATGCCGAGGTTCAGGGCGAAGACGCGGTCGTCGTCCACGAGGAGGATGAGTTTCCCGGTCCGGCTGGCTCCCGGAGGCGGCTCGATGTAGCGTGCGGGCACGACCTCGATCTCGGGCCGAAGGACGTCGGGCCGGGCGGAAAGCTCCCTCAGGCGGGACAGCCCCTCGGAGACGGCCGCTTCGGCGTCGGCCGGAATCGGCGTTCCGCCTTCGGCCATGTCGGCCAGGAGGTGTTCGACGGATCGGGCGGCGACGGATAGGGCCGTGTAGCCGAAGGTGCCGGCCGTGCCGGCCAGGCTGTGGACCATCCGGTGAAGCGTCGCCGGACCGTCCGCCGGGGCTTGCCCGGAGCGGACGGCCGACCACAAGGCATCCATCTCATCCAGGCGAGCCCCCACCCCGGAGGCGAAGACTTCCCGGAGGGCGTTCAGCTTCTCCTGGAAGTCCTCCGGGACGGCCGCCGGTTTCTGTGATGACGTGGGAAGGGGGGCGAACTCGCGGACGGCCGCGAGAAGTTCCTCGGGGGAGACGGGTTTGGTGAGGTACGCGTCGGCGCCGTGCTGCTTTCCCTCCGTTCGGTAGCGATCTTTCCGGTACACGCCGGTGACCAGCACCACCGGCGTACTGGACAGGGAGGGGGTGCCCTTGATCTGCTGGCAGAGTTTGAACCCGCTCAGTCTGGGCAGGAGGAGATCGGTGACCAGGCAGGCGGGCCGCTCCTTCTCCACGAGGGCGAGGCCCGAAAGCCCGTCGGCGGCCTCCACGACTTCGTAGCCCGCCCCCTCCAGAACCGCGCGGAGAAACTCCCGGATCTTCGGCTCGTCATCCACCACGGCGATCTTGGGACCCATGACCCACCCCGTTTCCGTCAGCGAGAGGTCCGCTCCCAGATGGCCCGGACCGTGGCGGGCAGGGCCATCGGATCAAAGGGCTTGGTGATCACATCGGCGGCTCCCAGGGCCAGAAATTGCTGGATCTCCTGGGGTTGGGCCTTGGCGGTCATGAAGATCGCGGGCACGCCGGCCAGGGAAGGCGTCTGACGAAGCCGCTGAAGGGTCGTGGGTCCGTCCATGCCGGGCATCATGACATCGAGGAGGATGAGGTCGGGGCCGAAGGCGGGGCCCTTCTCGATGGCCTCGGCCCCTGAACTGCACACCTCCAGGACGAATCCGCCCAGGCTTTCGAGGGAGAGTCTGGCCACCGTCTGGATGTCCGGCTCGTCCTCCACGTACAGGATTCGCCTCAATTCGCTCGCGGGCATGTGCTCTCCTTTCTCACTTCCTGACCGCATCTGTCCCCGCGGGGTCCGAACGGCTGCGGTCGTGGCGCTCTCTATGGATCGGGCCTCCGGATTGGTTTTCCTCGGGCCAGGGCGTCTTCAACGGCCTGCCTCAAGTTCTCGTTGGACGTGGCCCCCTTCACCAGGAACCCCGCGACGGCGGGCGGCATTTCCAGAGCCCTGTCCTCGGCCGAAAAGACCAGGGCCGGTACGGAGC
Coding sequences within it:
- a CDS encoding response regulator produces the protein MGPKIAVVDDEPKIREFLRAVLEGAGYEVVEAADGLSGLALVEKERPACLVTDLLLPRLSGFKLCQQIKGTPSLSSTPVVLVTGVYRKDRYRTEGKQHGADAYLTKPVSPEELLAAVREFAPLPTSSQKPAAVPEDFQEKLNALREVFASGVGARLDEMDALWSAVRSGQAPADGPATLHRMVHSLAGTAGTFGYTALSVAARSVEHLLADMAEGGTPIPADAEAAVSEGLSRLRELSARPDVLRPEIEVVPARYIEPPPGASRTGKLILLVDDDRVFALNLGMQISHFGYDVRTVARLEDLAGIAGETPPAAIILDILFTGETEKGTEAARRLFPEGRPRPPLVFLSEAGDFATRLEAVRAGGAAFFTKPVELGDLIGTLDSLTNPRPVDPLRVLIVEDEPALAEHFGLLLGQAGMKIAKVNRPQDALQALSEFNPELVLMDLYMPGCNGLELAAVIRQIPGFLTLPIVFLSVESRIQQQMKAIDLGADDFLTKNIAPQYLISSVTARAQRARILQSFMSRDGLTGLLNHTHMKEQIVVEVARSRRVGSPLSLAMIDVDRFKEVNDTHGHATGDRVLKSLSYLLRQRLRRTDVLGRFGGDEFAVLLTDTTADRAAGILDEVRAAFAQVIHPAEGTTVTCTLSVGVAGLEEGMDAQSLSEAADRALYLAKEGGRNRVAPARP
- a CDS encoding response regulator — its product is MPASELRRILYVEDEPDIQTVARLSLESLGGFVLEVCSSGAEAIEKGPAFGPDLILLDVMMPGMDGPTTLQRLRQTPSLAGVPAIFMTAKAQPQEIQQFLALGAADVITKPFDPMALPATVRAIWERTSR